In a single window of the Mus pahari unplaced genomic scaffold, PAHARI_EIJ_v1.1 scaffold_10467_1, whole genome shotgun sequence genome:
- the LOC110315686 gene encoding olfactory receptor 7G2-like, producing MHNMEVKNNSIVLDIFLHGLTDDTELQPFIFGFFLCMYLITIFGNLLIMLAIICDSHLHTPMYFFLCHLAFNDMYLISITVPKMLVNIQTQDQRISFAGCLSQGCFVAVCFIFECFLLGIMAYDRFIAICYPLRYTVLMNPFFCVILVLISLFISIVNGLLHSLMVLHLSFCTDLEILHFFCEIAQILKHACSDNLINNILIFVIASILACVPLFGIIFSYIHIVSTVLKMPSSEGKYKAFSTCGSHLSVVSLFYGTGFGVYITSVVIDSPKEIAVASVMYSIVPPMLNPFVYSLKNRDMKEALKKVIGRTASLCDV from the coding sequence ATGCATAATATGGAAGTTAAAAACAATTCAATTGTTTTGGATATTTTCCTTCATGGACTCACAGATGACACAGAGCTGCAGCCCTTCATCTTTGGCTTCTTTTTATGCATGTATTTGATCACCATCTTTGGAAATCTTCTTATAATGTTAGCCATCATTTGTGACTCCcatctccacacacccatgtacttctttctcTGCCATCTGGCTTTTAATGACATGTATTTAATCAGCATTACAGTCCCAAAGATGTTGGTGAATATACAAAcacaggatcagaggatcagttTTGCTGGCTGCCTGAGCCAGGGATGCTTTGTGGCTGTATGTTTCATCTTTGAATGTTTTCTCCTTGGAATAATGGCCTATGACCGCTTCATAGCCATTTGTTATCCTCTAAGATACACAGTCCTCATGAATCCCTTCTTCTGTGTTATTCTGGTtcttatctctttatttattaGTATTGTAAATGGTCTGCTGCATAGTCTGATGGTGCTGCACTTGTCCTTCTGCACAGACCTGGAAATCCTCCACTTCTTCTGTGAAATTGCACAAATCCTTAAGCATGCCTGTTCTGACAACCTCATCAACAACATCCTAATATTTGTTATAGCTTCTATTTTGGCTTGTGTTCCTCTGTTTGGAATAATCTTTTCTTATATTCACATTGTTTCTACAGTGTTGAAAATGCCATCATCAGAAGGAAAGTACAAAGCCTTCTCCACTTGTGGGTCTCATTTATCAGTTGTTTCCTTGTTCTATGGGACTGGTTTTGGTGTATACATTACCTCAGTAGTAATTGATTCACCGAAGGAGATTGCTGTGGCTTCAGTGATGTATTCCATAGTTCCTCCAATGTTGAATCCTTTTGTCTATAGTTTGAAGAACAGGGATATGAAGGAGGCACTGAAGAAGGTAATTGGTAGAACAGCTTCTCTTTGTGATGTATG